AAAGCCGTGCCGGGACGTTTGTTCCCTATCCAACTGGCTGAAAAAAAGCTGCTTCTTGATGACTCTTACAACGCTAACGTCGGCTCCATGACCGCTGCGGTACAGGTGCTGTCAGAAATGCCTGGCTATCGCGTGATGGTTGTAGGCGATATGGCTGAGCTGGGTGATGAGAGCGAAGCGTGTCATATCCAGGTGGGTGACGCGGCAAAAGCATCCGGTATTGATTGCGTATTAAGTGCAGGAAAATTAAGCCAGGCCATCAGCCAGGCAAGCGGTGTTGGTGAACATTTTGCCGATAAAACTGCGCTGATTACGCGTTTGAAAAAGTTAGTTGCAGAGCATCAAATTGTGACTGTTTTAGTGAAGGGTTCACGTAGTGCCGCCATGGAAGAGGTTGTGCACGCATTACAGGAGAACGGAACATGTTAGTTTGGCTGGCCGAACATTTGGTCAAATATTACTCAGGCTTTAACGTCTTTTCGTATCTGACGTTTCGCGCCATCGTCAGCCTGCTGACTGCGCTGTTCATCTCTTTGTGGATGGGCCCGCGCATGATTGCCCGTCTGCAAAAACTCTCTTTCGGCCAGGTTGTCCGCAATGACGGCCCAGAATCGCACTTCAGCAAACGCGGTACGCCAACAATGGGCGGGATCATGATCCTCACCGCGATTGTTGTCTCCGTATTGCTGTGGGCCTACCCGTCCAACCCGTACGTCTGGTGTGTTCTCACCGTGCTGATTGGTTACGGCATTATTGGTTTCGTTGATGATTACCGCAAAGTGGTGCGTAAAGACACCAAAGGCCTTATCGCCCGCTGGAAATACTTCTGGATGTCGGTGATTGCGCTGGGCGTGGCGTTCGCGCTGTATCTGGCGGGTAAAGACACACCGGCAACTGAGTTGGTCGTGCCGTTCTTCAAAGACGTGATGCCACAGCTTGGATTGTTCTACATCCTGCTGGCGTATTTCGTGATTGTCGGCACCGGCAATGCGGTGAATCTGACCGATGGCCTTGATGGCCTGGCGATCATGCCAACCGTCTTTGTCGCAGGTGGCTTTGCGCTGGTAGCGTGGGCGACCGGTAACATGAACTTTGCC
This sequence is a window from Enterobacter sp. 638. Protein-coding genes within it:
- the mraY gene encoding phospho-N-acetylmuramoyl-pentapeptide-transferase, translating into MLVWLAEHLVKYYSGFNVFSYLTFRAIVSLLTALFISLWMGPRMIARLQKLSFGQVVRNDGPESHFSKRGTPTMGGIMILTAIVVSVLLWAYPSNPYVWCVLTVLIGYGIIGFVDDYRKVVRKDTKGLIARWKYFWMSVIALGVAFALYLAGKDTPATELVVPFFKDVMPQLGLFYILLAYFVIVGTGNAVNLTDGLDGLAIMPTVFVAGGFALVAWATGNMNFANYLHIPYLRHAGELVIVCTAIVGAGLGFLWFNTYPAQVFMGDVGSLALGGALGIIAVLLRQEFLLVIMGGVFVVETLSVILQVGSFKLRGQRIFRMAPIHHHYELKGWPEPRVIVRFWIISLMLVLIGLATLKVR